One Carassius carassius chromosome 28, fCarCar2.1, whole genome shotgun sequence genomic window carries:
- the bco2b gene encoding beta-carotene oxygenase 2b, whose amino-acid sequence MSSVNHLNSSTSGWKKDRSLNKDQHFTDVLGLPCIENLVCSADETPERIATTITGNIPSWIKGNFLRNGPGKFEIGRSSFNHWFDGMALMHQFHIEDGKVTYMSRFLNSDCYKENLEHNRIMVSEFGTVALPDPCKNFFQRFLSRFELPKQSDNANVSFVQYKGDYYVSTETNFMHKIDPQTLETKEKVDWSKFVVVNGATAHPHVDPDGTTYNMGNSYTRKGAFYNIIKVPSKKVNPNDTLEGATVVCSIPSEDKSRPSYYHSFAMSENYVVFIEQPIKMDLLKIVTSRLRGKGINEGVYWDPKRNTVFHVINKHTGKLSLIKYFAKPLSTFHQINCYEENDFLIMDMCCSDDGQAINNYLIQNLKKSGSALDEVYNTMCRVFPRRFVLPLNTDSHTPCGQNLNTRLNSTATAIKTDNNKVFCTHEDLHGDELHEYGGLEFPHINYSMCNSRPYRYFYGCGFRHLVGDSLIKMDLQGKQIKVWKHTGMYPSEPIFVSSPGAVEEDDGVILSVVISPNQDKSTFLLVLDAKTFEELGRAEIPVNIPYGFHGTFQNRD is encoded by the exons CAGCACTTCTG GCTGGAAAAAGGACAGGTCACTGAATAAAGACCAACACTTCACTGATGTTCTTGGTCTGCCGTGCATTGAGAATCTGGTATGTTCTGCAGATGAAACCCCAGAGCGCATCGCAACTACAATTACAGGTAACATCCCCTCCTGGATCAAAGGCAATTTCCTCAGGAATGGACCTGGAAAGTTTGAGATCGGAAGAAGCAG TTTCAACCACTGGTTTGATGGCATGGCGCTTATGCACCAATTCCACATTGAGGATGGAAAGGTGACATACATGAGCCGCTTCCTCAACAGCGATTGCTACAAGGAAAACCTTGAGCATAACCGCATTATGGTGTCTGAATTTGGCACAGTTGCCCTGCCAGACCCATGCAAGAACTTCTTCCAGCGCTTCCTCTCACGATTTGAGCTGCCAA AGCAAAGTGACAATGCGAATGTGAGCTTTGTTCAGTATAAAGGAGACTACTATGTCAGCACAGAGACCAACTTCATGCACAAAATAGACCCACAGACACTGGAAACAAAAGAAAag GTGGACTGGAGTAAATTTGTTGTGGTTAATGGAGCCACAGCTCATCCCCATGTGGATCCTGATGGAACTACATACAACATGGGCAACTCTTACACTCGAAAAG GTGCTTTCTACAATATAATAAAGGTGCCATCAAAAAAGGTGAATCCAAACGATACCTTGGAAGGAGCCACAGTTGTGTGTTCAATCCCCTCAGAGGACAAGTCTAGACCATCCTACTATCACAGCTTTG CCATGTCAGAGAACTATGTGGTATTCATCGAGCAGCCAATCAAAATGGATCTCTTGAAGATTGTGACAAGCAGACTCCGTGGAAAGGGGATTAATGAGGGCGTATACTGGGACCCCAAACGAAACACAGTTTTCCATGTAATCAATAAACACACTGGAAAG CTGAGCCTCATCAAGTATTTTGCAAAGCCACTGTCAACCTTCCATCAGATAAACTGTTACGAAGAAAACGATTTTCTGATCATGGACATGTGCTGTTCTGATGATGGCCAAGCAATTAACAACTACCTGATTCAGAATCTAAAAAAGTCTGGAAGTGCTCTAGATGAG GTATACAACACAATGTGCAGAGTGTTCCCCCGACGCTTTGTCCTGCCACTGAACACAGACAGTCATACACCCTGTGGACAAAATCTCAACACCCGCTTGAACAGCACTGCCACAGCCATCAAGACAGACAATAATAAG GTGTTTTGCACACATGAAGATCTCCATGGTGATGAGTTGCATGAATATGGAGGTCTGGAATTCCCACACATCAACTATTCAATGTGCAATTCCCGTCCCTACCGTTACTTCTATGGATGTGGCTTCAGACACCTGGTTGGAGACTCTCTCATTAAAATGGACCTTCAAGGCAAACAAATAAAG GTGTGGAAACATACAGGCATGTATCCCTCAGAACCGATCTTTGTCTCATCACCTGGTGCTGTAGAAGAGGATGATGGAGTCATTCTGTCCGTGGTCATCTCCCCAAACCAG GACAAAAGCACCTTCCTTCTGGTGCTGGATGCAAAAACATTTGAAGAACTGGGCCGGGCTGAGATACCTGTCAACATTCCATATGGATTCCATGGAACTTTCCAAAATAGAGACTGA